The Methanobacterium sp. genome includes the window CGTTGCCTTTGGGTTGGAGATGAAGGGGCTTTCTGAAGATAAAAGATATGAAATTGCAGAGGAATATTTAAAGCTTGTTGGACTTGAGGGATTCAAAGATTGTTCTCCTTATGAGCTATCTGGAGGGATGAAACAGAGAGTTGCAATAGTAAGAGCTTTAGCAAACGATCCAGAAGTTCTTTTGATGGACGAGCCCTTTGCAGCCCTTGATATTCAAACAAGGAACCTTCTCCAGAGAGAACTTTTAAAGATCTGGAAAGAAACCAGAAAAACAATTGTTTTTATAACCCACAATGTTGATGAAGCAGTTTTTCTGGGAGACAGGGTAGTGGTTATGAGTGCAAGACCCGGTAAAATAATAAAAGTGTTTGAAATTGACATTGAAAGGATGAGAAATAGAGTAGGTAAAGATTTTTTAAAAATCAGAGGCAAAATACTGGATATTTTAGAAAAGGAAATTGAGATAAATGTATCTCCAAGGATCTATCATTAAGTTAAGAGATTCAAAAAAAGATGCTTGCAAAACATATAACCTAAACTAAATTGTAGCAAATATATGTTTCTAATTCTTTAAACTGGTTCTTTTAAGGTATTTTCGCCTGTTAATGAACATATAGACAAAAATAAGTATAAATCCAGCAAAAAATCCTGCATAGGTTATTTTTTCTTGAAGAGGCAAATCTAAATAAGTATAGAAATATGCTAATATTAACCCCTGAAAGATTATTGTGCCCAAGAAAGCAGAATAAAAAATATTATAATGATCTCTAATACCTATAAAAAGGATAATTATCATGTAAACTGAAACACTGAATAAATCTAAAGGATTTCTATAAATTAAAAAACGTCCTAGAGACCAT containing:
- a CDS encoding ABC transporter ATP-binding protein; this translates as MSKITIKNVSKRFVSKEKAIKALDTINLEVEEGEFLCIVGPSGCGKTTLLRIIAGLDKPTTGEISIDGRVIEGPGYDRGLVFQQYSLFPWRSVIENVAFGLEMKGLSEDKRYEIAEEYLKLVGLEGFKDCSPYELSGGMKQRVAIVRALANDPEVLLMDEPFAALDIQTRNLLQRELLKIWKETRKTIVFITHNVDEAVFLGDRVVVMSARPGKIIKVFEIDIERMRNRVGKDFLKIRGKILDILEKEIEINVSPRIYH